The DNA region TGCCGAATCCCCGGCGTATCGAACACCGCCCCCCCGTCAGCCAGCGGAATCAGCTGAGACGCCGTGGTGGTGTGCTTGCCTTTGTCGTTGTCGCTGCTGACCGCACCGATCGCCAACCCCAGACCAGGCTGCACAGCGTTCAGCAAGCTGCTCTTCCCCACACCGCTCTGGCCAGCCAAGGCCGTCTGACGGTTCTTCAGCAAAGCACGCAGGAACTCAACATTCTGCCCAGTCTCGGCGGAAGTCGGCAAAACGCGGTAACCAAGTGCCGAGTAAACGCCAATCAACGGCTGCAGATCCACCAAATCGATCAAGTCGACTTTGTTAATGATCACGATCGGTTCGATTTCGCACTGATGCGCCGTCAGGATCATTCGGTCGATCAACGCGGGCTTGATCCCCGGTTGTTCCGCACTGGCGATGATCAACATCGCATCGATGTTCGATACCAAAACGTGTTGTCGGCCACGACTGGTCCGGCTGATCATTCCAGTCCGCGGCTCAACCCGCTCGATCATCCCGTCGGCTTCGGACTTCAGCGACACACCGTCGCGTGATTCAGAACGAAACCAAACGCGATCGCCCGCGACGATTACATTGCGCTGACTGGTGCTGAGAGATTTCAGGACCTGCCGAACTGCACATGCGTAGAGCACACCGTTGTCGCCCAGCACCTTGCTTTGCAATCCGTGAACACTCAGCACGCGGCCTTGCAACAAATTGACTTCGTCGACCGATACCTGAACGTGCATTCCAGCAGCCGAGTCGGGCGTCGAGTCCGCACCTTGAATCGTGCGTTTTCGCGTCAGCTCGCCTTTGCCCGTCAGCCGTTCGGATTGAACGGCGTCATCTTGCGAATCACCTTCGCGAAAATCACGAGTCAAATCACCACGCCGCACGCGGCCTTGGTGCTTCTTACGAAAGTTCGCTCGGAGGTTTCCACTTCGCTTCTTCGCCAAGGGTCACTCTTCGCGTCGTGCGGATGCGTTCGAAGTTCGCTCAGCGGCGCCTTCGGGAGCCATGATCTGTTCGACCTTGCCCTCTTCGTCACCCATCCGTTTGTGGATCGAAGGACCAATCAACTCCGTCAATTCGACTTCGTTGAGTTCTTCGCGATCCAGCAAAGCACGCGTGATTGTTTCCAACTGACCGCGATGCTCTCGCAGAAGTTGTTCCGCCTTTTGATCGGCTTCCATCAAAATGCGAGCGACCTCTTCATCGATCAATTCCTGCGTGTGTTCGCTGAACTGACGCTGCTGATGAATTTCGCGACCCAAGAACGGATCCTCATCGCTGGTCTTGTAACTGACCGGACCAATCTTCGGACTCATGCCCCAGTGGGTCACCATCCGCCGAGCAATGCTGGTGGCTCGTTCGAGGTCGTTCTCTGCACCGACACAGGTTTCCGTGTAGATGATTTTCTCAGCGGCACGGCCACCCAGCAGAACGATCAATTGATGCTCGAGCTCCTTCTTGCTCATGCTCAAACGATCTTCGTTCGGCACGTACTGCGTCACGCCCAAAGCGCGCCCGCGAGGGATGATCGTGACTTTGTGGACGATGTGCGAACCTTCCAAGTGCCAAGCCGTCAGTGTGTGACCAGCTTCGTGGTAAGCGGTTTTTTCCTTCTCGCTATCCAGCAACACTTCTTCGCGTTTGGCACCCATCAAAATCTTGTCGCGAGCGTAATCGAAGTCGCTCATCTCGACGATTTTCTTATCGCCACGAGCCGCCCATAGTGCGGCCTCGTTGACCATATTCCGAATGTCCGCACCGGTCAGTCCGACCGTACCGGCTGCCAAACGACGCAAATCGACATCGTCGCCCAGCGGCACATCGCGAACGTGAACCTTGAAGATCTCTTCGCGGCCTTTCATCGTCGGACGGCCCACCGTCACGTGACGGTCAAAACGACCAGGACGAAGCAAGGCGGGGTCCAAAACATCAGGACGGTTGGTCGCCGCGATGACAATCACAGCTTGAGCGCCACCGAAACCATCCATCTCACCAAGGATCTGATTCAACGTCTGCTCGCGTTCGTCATGTCCGCCGCCCAGCCCAGCACCGCGTTGACGACCGACCGCATCGATCTCGTCAATGAAGATGATCGATGGCGACTGCTCTTTCGCGGTCTTGAACAAGTCACGAACGCGACTGGCACCGACACCGACAAACATCTGAATGAATTCACTACCGTTGACGCTGAAGAACGGCACATCAGCCTCTCCCGCAACGGCGCGAGCCAACAACGTTTTGCCTGTACCGGGAGGCCCATTGAGCAGCACGCCCTTGGGAACCTGTCCGCCAAGCTTTTGAAACTTCTCGGGCGTCTTCAAGAAATCGACGATCTCTTGCAGGTCAGCTTTCACGCCTTCCAACCCAGCCACATCGCTGAACGTGATGACTTTATCAGTCGCTTCAAACTTTTTCGCGGGACTCTTGCTGAACCCCGACAAAAAGCCGCCGCCCATCATGTCGTTGCGAGTTCGGCGGATCATCATGAAGATGAAGAAGAAAATCGCGAGCGGCAAACCGACCAGGATCAACAAGTTCAAAATCGCGGCCGTGTTGTCCGGCGGCGCGAACTTCCAATCCTTGATATTCCGCTTCTCGAGGTCTTCCGACAACTGAACGGCGTAGTCCGCTCCGGCCGGTCGAGTGAACCGGAATCGCTTCAGCAATTCCTTTGGCTTCGCATCCGCGTCGGCCGACTCGCTGGCTGGCACTTCGGGGCGGTCTTTGAATGTCCCCGAAACCTCGATGTCGCCGATTTCAACGGATCGAATGTTGTTCTTCTCGAGCTGACTACGAAAGAAGCTCGCCGAGATCAGAGAAGATGGCTCAGGCTGGTTGAAAAACAGCATCGCGGCCAGCACGGTGATCACCAAAGCGATGATCATCGGATTGCCACCACGGCGTCCCGTCGAGACCTCTTCCTTGTTGGATTTGTCCGAAGAGTTCGATTCGGAATCCTTTTTCATACCGTTTTATCCTCAAAAGTCACTGTTCGTTGGCACTGGCGATGGCTAGTTGCATCCCGCCAGTGCAAGGAGTGTACCGCGACGGCGGATTGTTGCCTAACCGGATGTCTCGCGTGGGACCTTTTGCCCGTCGCAATCCATGAAACGACAGCCAATCCCGCCAGAAATCCGGATTGTCCGCTCTGCGTCACCCATTCGCGAAACTGAAGTCTAGCTTTCAAACCGTCTCATTCGCCCAATCAACCGATTTTCGCATCTCGAATTCGATGAGCCGCGACAGTTGTTTCCCAAGTCGTTTTTTCAAAGATCCTGACCACTGCGCCACAATGGCAGCTTTCACGTGCCTCGTTGTCACATTCGCCGGCAGTGAATCACTGCAACAAATGCAATTTCCGACGCAACCAGGTCACGACGACTCGGCCTCAGCCCGACTTCCGAGCGGTTTGAAACCCGGCTCGTTTTACGCCGCCCCCGAACACTTCGTTCAGCGTGTCACTTTGTAGAGATGACTTTTCGTTCGCAACAACAACCCATCCGCAAACGGTACCGGGCTGGCAACGGTGAATTGCTCGTCGTCATCGACCTCGTTGGTCTGAATCAGCTCGGGTTCGGAATCACCGCTGATCCCCTGCACAACCGATGTCGTGCCCGCTTCATCAGTGACGTACAAACGATCGCCAACGATCAACGGTGAACTGCTGTAACTCGCCCGCGTCCGTTCCAACTTGGTATCCCAAAGAACTTCGCCGGTCTCGGCAGCGAGCGCGGACAGGGTTCCCTTTGGCCGCGGTGCATCCTTCTTCTTCTTGCTATCAGAAATCAGATAAACGACCCCGTCACGAGCGGCGGGAGTGGGCACATCTGAACCGGCATCATCACGCATCCACAGAATCGCGTTTTTCGCGGCGTTCTCATCCTCACCCGCTTCGATCAACTGTTTCATGTCGACGCCCGTCAACGTGCCGCCTCGCGAATAAGGACAAACGATGACGTTCCCCGTGATCACGGGCGACGCGATGGAACGAAAGTACTTTTCTTGGTTCGGATTGAATCCGCCAAGCGTTCCTAAACGCTTGCCCGTCTTGGCATCGGTTAGCGTCAGGTGGTCAGCCCCCAGGACCGCAACGACGGCCTCGCCATCGATTTCCGTCGCAAGCGGTGTCGAATAACTTTGGGCAGCTTCCTCCGGTGCGGGAACCATCCGATCGTCCTTCCAAGCCATATCGCCCGACTCGATGTCATACGCCACGATGTAGCTGGGCCCCGTCTGCATGACAGCGACCACGACCAAGTTGTCGACGATCATCGGCGACGAACCCAAGTCCCACCAAAGCGTGTCTTCGCCAAACTGTTCTTGCAGGTTGATGTGCCAAACCGGTTTTCCTTCCAAGTCACAGCACGCCAAATCGCCGCTTCGGAAATAGGAAATCACGTGCTTGCCATCGGTGACGGGTGACGGGTTGCTGCCGCTACCTTTCCGGTGCTTGTTGCCGCGGTCTTCGCCGAGCGGCGTTTGAAACACGAACTCCAACGAATCAATGTCCACGCCCAACAAATGATTCTTCCCATCGATACCGCTGGTCAAAAACGCTCGGTTTCCAACAACGACCGGCGTGCTCGCGCCACTACCGGGAACCATGCATTTTGTCGAATCCGCTTCCGACCATTCGATCGGGTAATCGCCCTCGGGAGCGACGCCTTGTTGAGATCCACCTCGCCACTGCGACCAAACCGCGTCGGACTTCGATTTAGCTGAAACCGATTCAGCGGCCATGACGGCTGGACTCGAGAAAACCAAACTTGCCAAACACGCGGCAAAAGCAGCCAGGCGAGCGGACAAAAGCGATGCCGAAAGGTGGGTCTGGGACATCAAACGGTCTCCACGAAGAAGGGCGGAAGGAGGCGGGGTGGGAAACCGCCATTGTGAAGCACCCGGCGAGCAAATGAAACCACGCAAGCCCGCTGTTCAAACCAAATCATCCGCAGGGCGAAGGATTACTCACCGATGCGCGTTCGCACCGGTTCCGACCTGAGATCAAGCACTCCCCCATCACAACCCGCCGCGTCAGCAAGCCATCGCCCAAGTGGCCCAACCTTCCAGCCTGAGATCAAACACTCCCCCATCCTAACCCGCCGCGTCAGCAAGGCATCCCCTCACCGATCGACTTCGCCTCAGCAGCCGATCCAGTGATCCAACACCATCGCTTCATGCGGGTTTAGCACACGAGTGTCGTTCTCCAACTTATTCACGCCACAGTACCGAGCAACAGCTCGACAATCCATCGGACCTCGGGACCAGCCGACTTGTGCCGCCTCTGAACGGATCGATTTTGATTGCCAGGTTCGCATCACGTTCCGTTCGACCAACCAAGCTGCGAGCTTGCTCATGTTTGATCTCAGTCAAGCAACTTCGGCTCGTTCTCCCCAAGCGGTTTCGCCGAATTTGCTTGCAACGTCTTGGCGAATCGGACAAACTTGCCCAGCCTCAACCGGGGGAGGCCCCACTGAGAACAAGTCCCCAACCACTGAGAACAAGTCTCCGCGAAGCCAAAACGCTCGAATTGTTCTCACCGCCGAACAAGCAGAAACCCCCCCAAAACACCTATTCTCAGTCGGTCCAACTGCTGAGAAACAAGTTCGTCGAATGAAAGGAACACTCATGGACATCAAACCTCGAAAATTGAAAGTCGGACGCGACTCGGTTGTTATGGGAAACGTAACAGGCGATGTCGGCGACGGCTCCGTCGTGATTGGCCCCACGGACGATCGCGGGAATACGATTATTGACACACCCATGGCTGTTGGACGTGGCGCTGCGGCTGGCCCCGGATCAATCGCAATCGGCGCTGGTGCATACGCGGGCGGACAACCACAGTTGCCCTACCTCGTAAATCAACTATCAGATGCAGTAGCGGCAACAGACGATGATGCCGTCGCAGCGAAATTCAACGAACTGATTGCAGAATTAAGCGGTGAGAATGGCAAGCCGGACAAAGAGAAAGCGTCGACGATCATGGCGCAACTACGGAACTTTGCAACGCTCAACGGTGTGGTTTCGCTGATTGATCGCATACAAGAACAGATCACACAGTACTTCTGAAAACCAAATTCACGACGAACCATGGGTTGCAACGGAGCCGGGCTTGCGCGTGTTTCGGCAATGGTTGATCAATCGTCCCGGCCCGCTGAACCCTGCCGTTCCCCGACTGGGATGATTCCACTCTTGAACTTCGCACCGACGCTGTAACTTTGTGAAACGTCCAGATGTTGTCGCTGAACTCGTACTCGCTGGAAACCAAAGCGTTGTCGGCGTGAAAATCCAAGGAGACAACTACGAAATCAACGTTCTGCTATCCGCTGATGACGTTGATCGTCTCAATCGTGAGGAATTGCCCGTCGCGCCGGATGACCATGCCGTCACGGCCGGGACTTGTTTCAACGCCCCCACGTACTGGTCCCGTTGCGACGGCAAAGTTATGGCCATCGTGGTCGGACAAGACGATGTCACCTGGGACTTTGGAGTCTGGATGCCAGTTGATACATTCACGGAAATCAAACGACTGATCCTAGCACTTCGTCCGTCGCTCTGAGCCTGTAAGAGTGTGAATTCAAACCCGAAACGCAATTTTTAGAGCGTTGAAAAAACGAAAGGTTTTTCAACGCCCCCTGGCGAAAGACCGACTGAGCCCGCCAAATTGTTTGGAGCTTCAAATCCCAACAACTCAGACGGACTCAGCCAGCTATGGCACATCTTACCTTTCACCAACGCGTTGTCATCTCTGTTATGCAACGAGACGGCAAGAAACAGAAAGAGATCGCGGAAGCAATTGAAGTATCTCCCTCCACGGTTTCTCGTGAACTGGCAAGGAACCACGTCACTGGCAAGCACTATCATCCATTGCATGCTGAACGCCGAGCCAATTTCCTGAAGAAGAGACCATCGGTCATCAGCAAGTTGGAGGACCCGGAGCTCTTTGAGGTCGTGTCTGAGAAGCTCGCTCTCAACTGGAGTCCAGAGCAGATCAGTGGGTATCTTTGGAAGCAGGCTGGTAAGCATCAAATAAGCCACCAAACGATTTACAAGTATCTTTGGTCTCTGGATCGAAACCACCCAATTCGCAAAGCGATGCGGCGGAGCGGGCGTCGCAATCGCAAGCAAAAGCCAGGCTTTATCCGCAAGCAGGCTGCTGACCGTGTGTCGATTCACGACCGCCCAAAAGTCGCCAGTAACCGGAAACGGGTTGGCGACTGGGAGCTCGATCTCGTGGTCTGCAAGAAGAGCACGGGCTACTTGGTAACTGCCGTGGACCGCAAGACTGGATACACTTTGGTTGGTCGCTGCAGGAAGAAGTCATCGCGTTTGGTGATGGATACAATCCGGTCGATGTTCAACAAGGTTCCGGAGAAACACATCAAGACGATGACCTTCGACAATGGAACGGAGTTCTTCTACCATCGATTGCTCCCCTCATGGTTCAAAGTCAAGGTATTCTTCGCAGATCCATACTGCAGTGGCCAGCGAGGGACCAATGAGAACACCAATGGTCTTCTTCGGCAGTACTTTCCAAAGGGAGTGGACTATGGTTCGATCAGCTGGCAGCAGGTACGCAAAGCCGCTATGCTACTAAACTCAAGACCCCGTAAACGTCACGGCTATCAGACACCAGCATCGCTCTTCGAATGATTTCGCAAAAAATTGCGTTTCGGATTTGAATTCACAGAGCGGGGGAACCATCGCGTGCACCCGAGTACGCGAGCTGGGCGGTTTTGAAATGGAAAATCTTTCGCGCGTACCGGGTGACGCGTGCCGTTATCCGATTTAGATTCATCCATCACGAGACGTCGCATTGATACCTGCATTTCCATTGATTGCTGATGGTCGCCTGATCTCGACTGCGTTTTTATGCGGTAACCACAGAGGCCGCGCTTACATTGCAACGACACTCCATCAGATTGGCCGCGCGAAGCAGTATTCGCTTGCTATCCCAAGCAACGAAGGCAATGTCGCCGCACCCCAGGTTTACCCAGTAGACGGAGTTCCAACTATTCCTCTTGAGCTTTGCACGTGTGACCCGGCTGTTGATCTCGCGGTTTTTCGCACGGCTGTTCCTCAGCCAGTCCCTGTTCAAGTTCCAGAAGCTCTGCCACGTGGATTGTCAGTAGGCATTGGTGAGCCCGTGTTCGTTGTAGGGTATCCATTTTGCCCGATTGGATCATTGCTTCAGACGCT from Rhodopirellula bahusiensis includes:
- the ftsH gene encoding ATP-dependent zinc metalloprotease FtsH, with protein sequence MKKDSESNSSDKSNKEEVSTGRRGGNPMIIALVITVLAAMLFFNQPEPSSLISASFFRSQLEKNNIRSVEIGDIEVSGTFKDRPEVPASESADADAKPKELLKRFRFTRPAGADYAVQLSEDLEKRNIKDWKFAPPDNTAAILNLLILVGLPLAIFFFIFMMIRRTRNDMMGGGFLSGFSKSPAKKFEATDKVITFSDVAGLEGVKADLQEIVDFLKTPEKFQKLGGQVPKGVLLNGPPGTGKTLLARAVAGEADVPFFSVNGSEFIQMFVGVGASRVRDLFKTAKEQSPSIIFIDEIDAVGRQRGAGLGGGHDEREQTLNQILGEMDGFGGAQAVIVIAATNRPDVLDPALLRPGRFDRHVTVGRPTMKGREEIFKVHVRDVPLGDDVDLRRLAAGTVGLTGADIRNMVNEAALWAARGDKKIVEMSDFDYARDKILMGAKREEVLLDSEKEKTAYHEAGHTLTAWHLEGSHIVHKVTIIPRGRALGVTQYVPNEDRLSMSKKELEHQLIVLLGGRAAEKIIYTETCVGAENDLERATSIARRMVTHWGMSPKIGPVSYKTSDEDPFLGREIHQQRQFSEHTQELIDEEVARILMEADQKAEQLLREHRGQLETITRALLDREELNEVELTELIGPSIHKRMGDEEGKVEQIMAPEGAAERTSNASARREE
- a CDS encoding outer membrane protein assembly factor BamB family protein, coding for MSQTHLSASLLSARLAAFAACLASLVFSSPAVMAAESVSAKSKSDAVWSQWRGGSQQGVAPEGDYPIEWSEADSTKCMVPGSGASTPVVVGNRAFLTSGIDGKNHLLGVDIDSLEFVFQTPLGEDRGNKHRKGSGSNPSPVTDGKHVISYFRSGDLACCDLEGKPVWHINLQEQFGEDTLWWDLGSSPMIVDNLVVVAVMQTGPSYIVAYDIESGDMAWKDDRMVPAPEEAAQSYSTPLATEIDGEAVVAVLGADHLTLTDAKTGKRLGTLGGFNPNQEKYFRSIASPVITGNVIVCPYSRGGTLTGVDMKQLIEAGEDENAAKNAILWMRDDAGSDVPTPAARDGVVYLISDSKKKKDAPRPKGTLSALAAETGEVLWDTKLERTRASYSSSPLIVGDRLYVTDEAGTTSVVQGISGDSEPELIQTNEVDDDEQFTVASPVPFADGLLLRTKSHLYKVTR
- a CDS encoding IS30 family transposase; translated protein: MAHLTFHQRVVISVMQRDGKKQKEIAEAIEVSPSTVSRELARNHVTGKHYHPLHAERRANFLKKRPSVISKLEDPELFEVVSEKLALNWSPEQISGYLWKQAGKHQISHQTIYKYLWSLDRNHPIRKAMRRSGRRNRKQKPGFIRKQAADRVSIHDRPKVASNRKRVGDWELDLVVCKKSTGYLVTAVDRKTGYTLVGRCRKKSSRLVMDTIRSMFNKVPEKHIKTMTFDNGTEFFYHRLLPSWFKVKVFFADPYCSGQRGTNENTNGLLRQYFPKGVDYGSISWQQVRKAAMLLNSRPRKRHGYQTPASLFE
- a CDS encoding trypsin-like peptidase domain-containing protein, whose product is MIADGRLISTAFLCGNHRGRAYIATTLHQIGRAKQYSLAIPSNEGNVAAPQVYPVDGVPTIPLELCTCDPAVDLAVFRTAVPQPVPVQVPEALPRGLSVGIGEPVFVVGYPFCPIGSLLQTLSVSHVSAFGRRVIGGIPLVNEYIIQLHSHTGMSGSPVVRKDDGSLFAIVRGCLSPPSMMSFGDLPVGSDSSIAYCVSTEHLWPLLDFAKAIPE
- the rsgA gene encoding ribosome small subunit-dependent GTPase A, with the translated sequence MAKKRSGNLRANFRKKHQGRVRRGDLTRDFREGDSQDDAVQSERLTGKGELTRKRTIQGADSTPDSAAGMHVQVSVDEVNLLQGRVLSVHGLQSKVLGDNGVLYACAVRQVLKSLSTSQRNVIVAGDRVWFRSESRDGVSLKSEADGMIERVEPRTGMISRTSRGRQHVLVSNIDAMLIIASAEQPGIKPALIDRMILTAHQCEIEPIVIINKVDLIDLVDLQPLIGVYSALGYRVLPTSAETGQNVEFLRALLKNRQTALAGQSGVGKSSLLNAVQPGLGLAIGAVSSDNDKGKHTTTASQLIPLADGGAVFDTPGIRQFQLWDISASEVAGLMPDLRPYVSGCRYPDCLHLAEDDCAVKNAVADARIDARRYDAYCHLLEEELM